From Companilactobacillus heilongjiangensis, one genomic window encodes:
- a CDS encoding TraX family protein: MQQFTPDNLSKAMNRETFKIILMGLMVLDHITFFISPYLADFFHITTRVVAVGFAYLVVEGMFYTHSRRNYLSRLIGWGIFMGLGNYLMNIFVLRKQYSMSITGDNIFLTLALGAVVIWLWDNQQKGKTKRRNLRILSIILLVLGSVPLLEGSFVIVPFMFITQLTYKNAKKRNLWYLLLAVLIAVIELPTVLIGADFNPLMIFDGIAMNASDIFFILIIPMLHFYNGKIGKYSAQLKYLFYIFYPLHLWLIHLIANFQ, encoded by the coding sequence ATGCAACAATTCACACCTGATAATTTGTCAAAGGCGATGAATCGAGAAACATTCAAAATCATTTTAATGGGATTGATGGTTTTGGATCATATTACATTTTTTATATCACCATACTTAGCTGACTTCTTTCATATTACTACGCGAGTGGTAGCAGTCGGATTTGCTTATTTAGTTGTTGAAGGGATGTTTTACACTCACAGTCGCAGAAATTATCTCAGCCGCTTGATTGGCTGGGGTATTTTCATGGGATTAGGCAACTATTTGATGAATATATTTGTTTTACGAAAACAATATTCAATGTCAATCACAGGAGATAACATATTTTTAACCCTAGCCCTTGGTGCAGTTGTAATTTGGCTATGGGACAATCAACAGAAGGGTAAAACAAAGCGCCGAAATTTGCGGATTCTTTCCATTATATTATTAGTTTTGGGAAGTGTTCCATTATTAGAAGGAAGTTTTGTCATTGTACCGTTCATGTTTATTACTCAATTAACTTATAAGAATGCTAAAAAACGTAATTTATGGTATCTACTGTTGGCAGTTTTAATAGCAGTTATCGAATTACCAACAGTTTTGATAGGTGCAGATTTTAATCCGCTGATGATTTTTGATGGTATTGCAATGAATGCTAGTGATATTTTCTTTATTCTGATTATTCCAATGTTGCATTTTTACAATGGGAAAATTGGAAAGTACAGTGCTCAATTGAAATATTTGTTTTATATTTTCTATCCATTACATTTATGGTTGATCCATTTAATTGCTAATTTTCAATAA
- a CDS encoding DUF2975 domain-containing protein produces MKLPTLFLRFTLCIMIFLLTIISLRSFPSLLIFMNENRTSLLILIPYAVLLYGSAVLSYGIIILAWRLLYLTDHDRLFSKAGVLAVKIIKIFFYTIAVIYVLAIFGVCEEANILNAPAPITIELFLIILGLTIGVFAHVLQKIMEVEILK; encoded by the coding sequence ATGAAATTACCGACACTCTTTTTAAGATTCACCCTCTGCATCATGATCTTCTTGCTAACAATAATCAGCTTGAGGTCGTTTCCCAGCCTACTAATATTCATGAACGAGAATAGAACTTCTTTACTTATCTTAATTCCCTACGCTGTCTTACTGTATGGTTCAGCAGTTCTGTCATATGGCATTATCATCCTTGCTTGGCGACTACTCTACTTAACCGATCACGATAGGTTATTTTCAAAAGCAGGAGTCCTTGCCGTAAAGATAATAAAAATATTTTTCTACACTATTGCTGTCATTTATGTACTCGCAATCTTTGGTGTTTGCGAAGAAGCTAATATACTTAACGCCCCAGCTCCAATAACAATCGAACTATTTCTAATCATCCTCGGATTAACAATTGGAGTTTTTGCGCATGTATTACAAAAAATTATGGAGGTTGAGATATTAAAATGA
- a CDS encoding helix-turn-helix domain-containing protein has protein sequence MIIINLDLMLVKRKMSLTELSKEVGITMANLSILKNGKAKAIRFSTLEEICRVLDCQPGDILEYKDSDTN, from the coding sequence ATGATAATAATTAATTTAGACCTTATGCTCGTTAAAAGAAAAATGAGTTTGACCGAACTTTCAAAAGAAGTCGGAATAACCATGGCAAATTTATCAATCCTCAAAAATGGTAAAGCAAAAGCAATTCGTTTCTCTACACTTGAAGAAATCTGTCGCGTTCTGGATTGCCAACCCGGAGATATTTTGGAATATAAGGATTCCGATACCAATTAA
- a CDS encoding potassium channel family protein — protein MSKFHKFLHSNGYYVTIALAGLASLTILVLSYIPGFDVSRAPYLEIDIATLLIFSFDYFGRLYLAKDKSKFFRHNIVDLLAIMPFNTLFNAFRIFRIVNVIRFTKIFTLVRFIGTAGKMQKNAKKFLKINGFIYLTIICGIVLVTAAITYSLAEGASLSNSFWWAIVTASTVGYGDVAPTTLVGRIAAISLMIVGIGFIGTLTSTITNYVTTEKNVKNEDKLDKILLKLDKIEKENRKLRKDVIELKAKETLDDHQNE, from the coding sequence ATGTCTAAATTTCACAAGTTTCTCCATTCAAATGGTTATTACGTCACGATTGCTTTAGCTGGATTGGCTTCACTGACCATTTTGGTTTTGAGTTACATCCCTGGTTTTGACGTATCTCGAGCACCGTATTTAGAAATTGATATTGCAACATTATTAATATTCTCATTCGATTATTTTGGTCGTTTATATTTAGCCAAAGACAAATCCAAATTCTTTCGTCACAATATTGTTGATCTGTTGGCAATCATGCCATTCAATACCCTATTCAACGCCTTTAGAATTTTTCGAATCGTCAATGTAATTCGTTTTACCAAGATTTTCACGCTGGTTCGTTTTATTGGAACTGCTGGAAAAATGCAGAAGAATGCCAAGAAGTTTCTTAAAATAAATGGCTTTATTTATTTGACGATTATTTGTGGAATCGTCCTGGTCACCGCTGCCATTACTTATTCATTAGCTGAAGGTGCTTCTTTGAGCAATTCATTTTGGTGGGCAATTGTCACCGCCTCAACTGTTGGCTATGGCGATGTTGCGCCAACCACACTAGTTGGACGTATAGCTGCCATTTCACTGATGATTGTTGGGATTGGCTTTATTGGAACCTTGACCAGTACAATTACCAACTACGTAACAACCGAGAAGAATGTCAAAAATGAGGATAAGCTGGATAAAATTCTTCTCAAATTAGATAAAATTGAGAAAGAGAACCGAAAACTAAGAAAAGATGTCATTGAATTGAAGGCAAAAGAAACGCTCGATGATCATCAAAATGAGTAA
- a CDS encoding DUF2975 domain-containing protein, translating into MKILTNYLRAILILLASLLVLIFIYLFPDFITAGSYTHISIFIKIYFGIGLYISGILSYLIIGFTWKLLHLTDKKTIFTTSGVHILQRIKQIFYTIAFIYIVLAPAFRLMNSNDDSPIGILLDVFLIMLALMLGTFVNVLQLVVQKRTANYKQKPGLKYDNN; encoded by the coding sequence ATGAAAATATTAACAAATTATCTTAGAGCTATTTTGATATTATTGGCATCACTTTTAGTATTGATCTTCATCTATCTATTTCCGGATTTTATAACCGCCGGCAGTTACACCCATATCAGCATCTTTATAAAAATATATTTTGGTATCGGACTTTACATATCTGGAATACTTTCTTACCTCATAATTGGGTTTACATGGAAGCTGCTACACTTGACGGATAAAAAAACTATTTTTACAACCAGCGGTGTTCATATACTCCAAAGAATCAAACAAATTTTTTACACCATTGCTTTCATTTACATCGTTCTCGCCCCAGCATTCAGATTGATGAATTCAAACGACGACTCCCCAATAGGCATATTATTGGATGTATTTCTAATCATGCTTGCTTTAATGCTGGGAACATTCGTTAATGTACTGCAACTCGTTGTTCAGAAGCGTACCGCAAATTATAAACAGAAACCGGGTCTCAAATATGATAATAATTAA
- a CDS encoding DUF2975 domain-containing protein, which translates to MKKETIFLRLTIYVMGLIMLAFCAIVVPHYLIGSNNLMPDIPVFTILLGLGLYASAILFFTILFQALKLLHLIDQENAFSSASVKSLKNIKQFAYSICIIYILELPIFYAFAERDDAPGVILVCAVFSGAPLVIAIFASVLEKLLRHAIKIKSENDLTI; encoded by the coding sequence ATGAAAAAAGAAACGATTTTTCTGAGACTAACAATTTACGTAATGGGACTAATCATGTTGGCTTTCTGTGCCATTGTGGTTCCACACTATTTAATTGGATCCAACAATCTGATGCCTGACATACCAGTTTTTACAATTCTACTAGGTTTGGGATTATATGCCAGTGCAATTCTTTTCTTCACCATACTATTTCAAGCGCTTAAACTTTTGCATCTAATTGATCAAGAAAATGCCTTTTCAAGTGCTTCTGTTAAATCATTGAAAAACATCAAACAGTTTGCCTACTCAATTTGTATAATTTACATCTTGGAATTGCCAATATTCTATGCCTTTGCCGAAAGAGATGATGCGCCTGGAGTTATCTTAGTCTGCGCTGTCTTTTCCGGAGCACCATTAGTCATTGCGATTTTTGCAAGTGTACTAGAAAAATTGTTACGACATGCTATTAAAATCAAGTCTGAAAATGATCTGACAATTTAA
- a CDS encoding elongation factor G: MKQIVAGIVAHVDAGKTTLSEAMLYRSGELRKLGRVDKGDAFLDPDELEKKRGITIFSHQANLKYNDLKLSLLDTPGHVDFASQTEQVMSVLDYAILVISATDGVQGYTRTLWHLLEHYQVPTFIFVNKIDADGVDKVAVLKQLQAQLSPGCVAFNGQDVEESYEEIAMQDDDVLEKFLDDGTIADETIQQMIKKRQVFPCFFGSALKVDGVDDFLDGLDHWTVEDNYSADFSAKVFKISHDEKGERLTWVRVTGGVLPNKTVLVKDQKANQLRVYDGAKFTTEPEIMAGGVCAITGLTDTYPGMGLGNVQDSLKPTIQPVLNYAVDPKENDIHACLTALSVLEDEDPQLHVSWSSHLQEIRIQIMGEVQLEILQQLLLKRFDLDVSFGESSILYKETITQDIEGVGHFEPLRHYSEVHLLMQPLPAGSGLVFDTDCSLDVMASNWQHQVLSNLKSKEHLGVLTGSPITDMKITLINGRASNVHSVGGDFREATWRAVRQGLMMSKQNNECQLLEPWYRFRLEVTRDQVGRAMNDIQKMSGSFDAPDMSATQGELNLPTITGFAPVSEMQGYAQTVNSYTHGQGQLESIVDGYRPCHNAEEVIAAADYDPVSDLENTPDSVFCAHGAGYPVAWDEVPAMAHVGYRN, encoded by the coding sequence ATGAAACAGATTGTAGCGGGGATTGTGGCTCACGTTGATGCTGGGAAAACAACGCTTTCTGAGGCAATGCTTTATCGATCCGGTGAATTACGGAAATTGGGTCGAGTTGATAAAGGTGATGCCTTTTTGGATCCCGATGAATTGGAAAAGAAACGTGGTATTACAATATTCTCCCACCAGGCTAATCTTAAATATAATGATTTGAAATTGAGCTTATTGGATACTCCGGGACATGTGGACTTTGCTTCACAGACAGAACAAGTCATGAGCGTCTTAGATTATGCAATTTTAGTGATTTCCGCTACCGATGGCGTGCAAGGTTATACTAGAACGCTGTGGCATTTATTGGAACATTATCAAGTCCCAACGTTTATTTTTGTCAATAAAATTGACGCTGACGGTGTTGATAAAGTGGCAGTTTTGAAACAATTACAAGCACAATTGTCACCTGGATGTGTGGCCTTCAATGGTCAAGATGTTGAAGAATCTTATGAAGAGATTGCCATGCAAGATGACGATGTTTTAGAAAAGTTTCTTGATGATGGAACAATCGCTGATGAGACTATTCAACAGATGATTAAGAAGCGTCAGGTATTTCCATGCTTTTTCGGTTCAGCTTTGAAAGTCGATGGGGTCGATGATTTTCTAGATGGATTGGATCATTGGACAGTTGAAGACAATTATTCAGCTGATTTTTCTGCAAAGGTTTTCAAGATTTCGCATGATGAAAAAGGTGAACGTCTCACTTGGGTGCGAGTTACAGGTGGCGTATTACCTAATAAAACTGTCTTGGTTAAAGATCAAAAGGCTAATCAATTACGAGTTTATGACGGAGCCAAATTTACAACTGAACCCGAAATAATGGCAGGCGGAGTTTGTGCAATCACGGGATTGACTGATACGTATCCGGGAATGGGACTTGGCAATGTTCAAGATAGTTTGAAGCCAACGATTCAACCGGTTTTAAACTATGCTGTAGACCCTAAGGAAAACGACATTCATGCTTGTTTAACGGCTTTAAGTGTGTTGGAAGATGAAGATCCGCAATTACATGTGTCGTGGTCAAGTCACTTACAAGAAATCCGTATTCAAATTATGGGTGAAGTCCAGCTGGAAATTTTACAACAATTATTATTAAAACGTTTCGACTTAGATGTTAGTTTTGGTGAAAGCAGCATCCTTTATAAAGAGACAATTACTCAAGATATTGAAGGAGTCGGTCATTTCGAGCCATTACGTCACTATTCGGAGGTCCATTTGTTGATGCAGCCATTACCAGCAGGCAGTGGATTAGTTTTTGATACTGATTGTAGTTTGGATGTTATGGCCAGCAATTGGCAACATCAAGTTTTGTCAAATTTGAAATCTAAAGAACATCTGGGCGTTTTAACAGGCTCACCAATAACTGATATGAAAATCACTCTGATTAACGGTCGAGCCAGTAACGTCCATTCAGTTGGCGGGGATTTTCGTGAAGCAACATGGCGTGCGGTCCGTCAGGGACTAATGATGTCTAAGCAAAATAACGAGTGTCAATTACTGGAACCATGGTATCGTTTCCGATTAGAGGTTACCCGAGATCAGGTCGGCCGCGCTATGAATGATATTCAAAAGATGAGTGGCAGTTTTGACGCTCCCGATATGTCCGCAACTCAAGGTGAATTGAATTTGCCGACTATAACTGGTTTTGCCCCGGTTTCAGAGATGCAAGGGTACGCCCAAACAGTCAATTCATACACGCATGGTCAAGGTCAGTTGGAAAGTATCGTGGACGGATATCGACCATGTCACAATGCTGAAGAAGTAATTGCGGCAGCAGATTATGATCCAGTCTCAGATTTGGAAAATACTCCCGATTCAGTCTTTTGCGCGCATGGAGCTGGTTATCCGGTCGCATGGGATGAAGTTCCAGCAATGGCACATGTTGGTTATAGAAATTAG